The Gloeocapsa sp. DLM2.Bin57 genome has a segment encoding these proteins:
- a CDS encoding class 1 fructose-bisphosphatase — translation MVNTQNTGTPERSLGRDCITLNRHVLQQLKSFDTEAQDLSALMNRIALAGKLISRRLSRAGLLEGVLGFTGEVNVQGESVKKLDIYANQVFISVFEQSGLVCRLASEEMEKPYYIPENCPIGRYTLVYDPIDGSSNVDININVGSIFAIRRQQGDDLNEEATDLLLDGYQQLAAGYIIYGPSTMLVYTLGTGVHSFILDPSLGEFILAQENIQIPESGPVYSVNEGNFWQWEESIREYVRYVHSTEGYTSRYSGALVGDIHRILMQGGVFLYPGTKEQPNGKLRLLYESAPLGFLIEQAGGKVSNGRENLLQVIPDYLHARTPLIIGSKLNVELVESFIKKG, via the coding sequence CTTACAACAGTTAAAAAGCTTTGACACAGAAGCACAAGACCTCAGCGCTTTAATGAATCGCATCGCTTTAGCTGGTAAATTAATTTCCCGTCGTCTTTCGCGCGCGGGTTTACTAGAAGGAGTATTGGGGTTTACAGGAGAAGTAAACGTACAGGGAGAATCGGTTAAAAAACTCGATATCTACGCTAATCAGGTATTTATATCTGTATTTGAGCAAAGCGGTTTAGTCTGTCGCTTAGCCTCTGAAGAGATGGAAAAACCCTATTATATACCTGAAAATTGCCCCATAGGACGTTATACTCTGGTTTATGACCCTATTGATGGCTCTTCTAACGTCGATATTAATATTAATGTAGGTTCTATCTTCGCTATTCGTCGTCAACAAGGAGATGATCTTAACGAAGAAGCAACAGATTTATTACTCGATGGTTATCAACAACTAGCCGCGGGTTATATCATCTATGGTCCTTCCACGATGTTAGTCTATACCCTAGGTACAGGAGTTCACTCTTTTATCTTAGATCCAAGTTTGGGTGAATTTATTCTCGCTCAAGAAAATATTCAAATACCCGAATCAGGTCCAGTTTATAGCGTCAATGAAGGGAATTTCTGGCAATGGGAAGAGTCTATACGAGAATATGTCCGTTATGTTCACTCCACAGAAGGCTATACTTCTAGATATAGTGGTGCTTTAGTAGGGGATATCCACCGCATTTTGATGCAGGGTGGAGTATTTCTCTATCCAGGTACAAAAGAACAACCCAATGGTAAGTTAAGATTACTCTATGAGTCTGCACCTCTAGGCTTTCTGATTGAACAAGCAGGAGGTAAAGTGAGTAACGGAAGAGAAAATCTCTTACAAGTAATTCCCGATTATCTCCACGCGCGCACACCTCTGATTATTGGTAGTAAACTGAATGTAGAGTTAGTAGAGTCTTTTATTAAGAAAGGCTAA